Part of the Nicotiana sylvestris chromosome 5, ASM39365v2, whole genome shotgun sequence genome is shown below.
ttttgggagaatttctAGTTTCCCAAACTTgaggataatatggttcttatccatatttgatccgttttaaaaaaaattattactcaaattgagaaaaccctaatttgagtctttataaatgtaaaagttaaactcattagtTATCTATTGACTAtctattttctaagtggataatatggttccaTATTTGAtctatttttaagaaaattattaTTCAACTcattttagtggataatatggatagttaattatttttttaaatctatTTTTCCATCACTACATGTTACAAGTAGCTCAAATTGTTTTCAATTGATTGAGCCTTTTCACTAGCTATATATATAGTTGGAGACTAGGAGAAGAATTAATTATTCAATAGAAGATCAATTTTATAAAGTGTTACGAGTATTGCCTAGTTGAAATATAGTTTGTCAACAAAAAAAGTGGATCAGAAAATTTCTCCTCCAGAttatagaaggaaagaaaaaaaaaagataataagACTGAATAATCAAATAATTGAGTTAGGAAAGAAGAAATTTTCAATATATATGCTTACCCCCTTCAACTTGTACGATATTAGAGTCCCCTTTACACCAACAATGTAGCAAAGTGTTGTTTCTTTTTTGTGCTTTAATTTACACcaacatggcgcgacttaggattactgaggacatggcccttgacagggaattatggaggtcgagcattaaggttgtaggttaggggaaaattgtgaatatttctacagcacaatagagtgagactagccagttaggagttagactaagaatgtcattgctTGTCTATTGATGTAGGggtttacctgctagtttttactataccagccatctatttcgtatttcgtattctgtatttcatatctcctaTATTGCTGtcattttattatgcatttttatggtactaatatatcgtctcctgttgcttttttgagccgagggtctcctggaaacagcctctctacccttcgaggtaggggtaaggtttgcgtacatattacctccccagatcccacttgtgggattatactggattgttattgttgttgtttctttAATTTATAATCTGTATTTCTCTATCTTTTCTCTAATACATTTGAAATTAAGTCACATAACGTTCGAGAACGGGGGAGaataaatatagccaaattgacATTGATGATGTAGAAAGTCAAAGGTATAATATCACTAGTTTTAACTAAATAATGTGCAAATCCTTTTTATTTAGGTAGAAGTTTAGTGCCGACGGTAGGTAGGGAAGGGCTGCTAGTGATGGACCTAACTTATGTTAGTCAATTATAACCCTTAAATTACTTGGAATTTTGGAAACTGAGGAAAAGgaagaaaatcaaagagaaaaaaTAGAAGGGGAAAATGAATGAGAAAATGAGTCGAATTAATCTGCATTTGGTAATTATCCGTTCCTTCTTTTCCTCTGGTAGCATAAACTTTACCGATCCAATAGAAAAATATTGTAGAACAATAACTATATGCGAAGCTGAGGGGTCATTTTTTAAATACCGTCAATTTTTAGGTCATTCGGCTAAGACTAGCCCCTTACGGGGCTAATCTCCCACACTATCGCGACAGCCTTGTGACTTGTGAGTAAAGGCCAATGACATCCAGATACAGTAAAAATGGCGTGGGATAGTCACTATTTAAGgtggtatttattttttatccaaCAATTCTAACATTGAGCAAAAATAGCCAttactctattaaaattaatatgaagaGACATTTTTATCATTTCTTCCATAGAACCGGAGCCCCGATAATGGCAAGAAGTGCAAGACATTCACCATTACCGGCGACCAccgaaacaacaacaacaacaaccctaAACAACTCATTGGAATCCTCCTCCTCATCGTCGTCCGAATAGCAGCATCAACATATAATAGAAACCCTAACTCTGAAACTGAAACAGAAGAAGAAGAGCGTTTCACGGAAGCCAGGTATAGTGGATAACGAGTTCCTCAACAAGAAGAGCTCTAAGATTTGCTGTATATTTCACAAGGAAAAGCCTTTTGATGAGGATGACAGCGATGACGATGAAAATGTGAATCAAATGAAAATGTGGACCTAtacctgaacttaggctaagaagcccaaaagttaaggacaataggtcctgaacttagactaacaagctcaaaatttaaggatacttggtcctgaacttacagttacaagttcaaaagttaaggacatgtagtcctgaagttaagttcaaaagttaagaacatgtagtcctgaagtcctgaacttagagttccaagtttaaaagttaaggatatATCGTCCTAATGTCCTGaaattaagttcaaaagttaaggacctgagcagaagggtattttcgtccagaCACTTAAAATTTAATAAagaagtggctaaagactaaagtcATTTTAAACaatggcttaaaagtaaatatatGTGTTATTAGTGGTTAACCGTGCACTCCCCCCCCCAGATACGGTGCCGCATTCGTACTCAAAAGCCCATAATAATAGAGAGGCCCAATACATTCTCATTTACTCCcctgttcacttttacttgtccagtattccaaaaatagattttcacttttacttgtcagtTTTAGCATATTacgagaaaatatttttttttcctatTATACCCACAGTattaattactcatttcaaatcattttgtCAAGTCCAttaaaaatatgcatcaattaatattggTAGCATGATAAATTATgcgctttattattatttcttaaggggtgTGCAAAGTCTATAGtgaacaagtaaaagtgaatggaGGGAGTAGTTATTAAAGTACtttattttggtttttctttttcttttttctttttgtaaaaatAATATCGATATTGGATATATACCGAATAGAATGGGGGATTGATATATACAGTCATACTTATCTATAACAGCATCATTATATAACAATACATCACTATAAAAGTCAAGCTTTTCGGAaccaatttttatattatgttataatatatattttctatAACAGTATTTCGCTATAATATGCAAAAATATTCGGAATAAACGAAGCTATTGTATACAGAGAGGTTTGAGTCTAGATGGATTAGGAATACAAGAATAGTGGCATGCCAAAATTCCTTTACGTCTTCTTTTATTAACTCTCAGGTCGTTCTCAGGCAATTCATATTTTTACTGTCGATTCTCTCATTTCGTagcaaaagaaaaaccaaaaagaatAAGAGGGACACTATAGTCCATAAGTGTGAGTAATGTAATCAGGGGCGGATGCACTTTATATTAAATGGTGTCATCCGATACCGCTTCGTCGGAAAATTTTAAATATACATGTATAATTAATATGCAAATTACTGCATATAAACAAAAATGACACCGCCTGAAAATTCTTTATCATCAACACCGCGTGCATCGATACTGCTTGCAAAAAATCCTGCGTACGCCCTTGAATGTAATGATAGTTGAGGCGTCAGCTTGTAAACAAGAAGACAGATTAAAGAAATCAATCATCTTCAAAAACTCTTCTCATTATTATTATAACAAAGACCAGATATGACGAGGAGATAACATTTTATCACCACACATCTCACTTCATAAATGGCCATCACCCTGACTCCAATTAGCGGGAATTGAACCAACGACCTTTCAAAAGTTTTGAACCCTCTAAATCACTAAATTATACTTTTGGGCTATATCAAGgggattcaaaatataatatataaaggtaaaaaacagattttgcctttATATATGTGGTGTAATTTTTCGTCAAATGAggtataaagtaaaaaaaaattatattatacaAATAgcgtaaaaatattttttttgatttttcataagTTGTTAAATTCTCTTTgatataaaaaaaaaagtctAGTAAAATGACAAAAGAATCCAAAAATTACCGTCATAGGTTCAAATCTCATACACATGATATTTGttcttttctttaaaatttctttGCATAAATTTCTGGTTTCGCCACGAGACTTATAGTGGATCATTGCGGATGAAGCACAAGAAATTTTTATAGGATTAATATTCATTTCCTCATGTTTCCATGTCCATCCACCCTTCTCTAGCTTTGAAGatcctcctttttttttttcttttcttttatgttATTAATTCTCATATATAGGGAATTGGAAAAGGGAACCTTTGGAAAATGCATTGGCTCCATTCACCTAATAATTCAGAGATTTTATCTTTTTATGCATACAAAAAGTAATCTTCCTGCTGTCATATCTATGGCTCCAAAAAGTAATCTTCCTGCTGTCATAGCATTGGCTCCAATATTCTTTTTGCAATTATTATGGTAACCTAGGATATTATAGGAATTGAAGAACAAAATATCAAAGACAAATATTTCAAGACTTTAAATAATTGAAGACAAAATATTGTTAATGCATCCACTATTTGTTTTGACAATTGTTGTAAGTTAATATTATATGtattatttaaaagaatttagCCACCAAACAGTACCTTTAATTTAGGGGCCATATGAAAATTCTAGAGTTTACTAACAGTTTTTTATCAGCTCGTGCTATCAGAAAATTGCTTATTTTTTATTTCACAattattagttttcctttttaCTGTTTATCTTTGTGTCGGACCTTATCTACTtattattgttagtgttttgcttcttttctttggttCTTATGTTGTTTTCATTATTTCTATTGTTGTCGATAATACTGATATACTGTCTCTCTTTTCGTCTTTTTGAGTTGAGTGTCTTCCGAAAATAATCTCTCTATTCCCTCGGAGTAATGGAAAGGTCTGCGTACACTATACCTTCTCCAGACCCCGATTATAAAATTTTACTGAGTTGTTGTATTAGTTTTCCTAAAACAAAAACACGCTACACATTCTCCCAACGGTCTTTTGTATTATATAACTCTCCAAATCCACAATAATGGTTTTGCTTATTTAAAATCTTAAACCCTTCTTAATGATTATACTGAATCAAACCACAAACCACAAAATTCAAATTTTAAATTGATTTCTTTAATTTAAATGGTTATATATGGCAAATCAAAATATAACTTTAGATTTTAGATGGAAAGAATTCAATAATTAAAATTGTTCTTTTTTTATCCATTCAAACAAATATAGGGAAAAAACAAGTAAATTAAAATAGTGACtataataaaatgggagataAAAGGAAAGAGTAACGTAAATGAAACACTTAAAAACACTCAAAAGTAAAGGGCATAaaccacttttttttttttaaaaagaataaagaattagaaaggaaaaaaaaaaagtacCATCACTGTCCATGAAACCAACAAATGCAGACACAacatctattatttttattttctccctttttccgtCTCTTTTTTTGTTCTAATTCCTCTGCcctctttttctcttctctttctctcttctttttctctaTGGAAATAATGAAAATGTGTAAAACAATACCTTTTACAAATATTTCAAATAAGATTGGTAGAATATTACTTAGCtatattttgttttagttttgatttCATTGTTAGGGAGAGCTagtggggttgctctgatggtaagcaacatccacttccaaccgagaggttgtgagttcgaatcTCCCCAAgtgcaaggtgggaagttcttggagggaaggatgccgggggtctatttggaaacagcctccctACCCCAGGGTAgaagtaaggtctgcgtacacactaccctccccagaccccacttagtgagattatattgggttgttgttgttgttgttagggaGAGCTAGAGTAAAGAAACGGATTTTTTCTCTCAACAAACatcttattttaaaaaataattttgtagCAATTTGACTTTGCTTGGATAAAGTTTCTCAAAATCTGGGCGCGAGAGAGAGAGTCGCAAGGTCCcaactaaaataaaaatacacaagTAGTCCATGTGTTGAGAAATAACACTGTTAGAATGCAGGGGTAATTTAGTCATTACACACTGAGTTAGTTAAAGTTAGTTAAGGAGGTTAAATAGTTGTTAAGATCATCTTTAGTTAGTTAAGCTCATTAGTTAGATTATATAAATAATTCATTGTAACACATTGGAGATCAGATTATTGAGATGAATAAAATCTAATTCAATCTATTTGCGCTCTCTCTCTCGTCTCTTCCAGTCCTCTTCTTCCTCATCTCCGCTTATTCTCTTCTTTATCCTCTTCCTCTTGTTCTATACAATTGTCACTTAGTTAGGAAAGATTTCATGGTATCAAAGCCTATGCTCGAAGAATTTCGAAGCTAAACTTCAATCTCTGGAAAAATTCAGAAAAGTTCTTGAGCTAAAGATTCAATTCAAGAGCAGTCAAGAATCAGAAAGAAAAAACTCAAAGAAATGAGTACTAGCGGAGATCCAATGGATAATGGAGGTGTCAATGATGTACATGCAAACAATCCAGTGAATGGAGGAACTGCAGTTGCCGAAGTCGACTATAACCATCCCTTGTTCCTATCGTCGGCAGATGTAAGTGGTATTCAAATTATCTCATTTCAGTTGACTGGGATTGAAAATTATTCAACTTGGCAAAGATCTATGTGTGTTGCTCTGTTGGGTAGAAATAAATTAGGCCTAGTAGATGAAACGTGCAAGAAGGAAGTTTTTCCCATAACAATGTGGAATCATTGGGAACGTATTAATGCAATAGTTTTGTCTTGGATTATGAATTCTGTGTCTAAAGAATTCTTAGGAGGAATCATGTATGTCTCTAGTGCTCAAGTAGTGTGGAATGATCTTTCTAAAAGGTTTAACAAAATTGATGGCACACAATCTTTTAATCTTCATAGATAAATTGTAAATCTAAGCCAAGGAACATTATTTGTTTCTGTGTATTTCTCCAAACTCAGGGATATGTGGGAAGTGTTTGAAACATTAGTGCCTTCACCAGAGTGTGATTGTCCTAAGTCTAGAGATTTTGTTATGTATCTGCAAAAACTAAAACTATAGCAGTTTTTGATGGGGTTAAATGAGTCATATTCTCAGCCTAGGGGTCAGATTCTTATGAGAAGTCCACTCCCAACAGTCAATCAAGCTTATGCTATAATTGTTAGTGATGAAAGCCAAAAATCAATGGTTGCAAATGCTGAAATTCTAGGTTCAAATCCAAGTACAAATGCAGAAATGTTTGATACTGCTCTATATACCAGAAATACTGGGAAATTCAAGAAAAACTATAATTTGTTCTATGATTACTGCAAGTTTAAAGGTCATAGTAAAGAGAACTACTACAAACTGGTAGGATATCCTCCTGATTTTAAGACAGAGGGGAGAAAAGGTGCTGGAAATAATACTGCTGCTTATAATATGATTCTGATCAATTGGGATAcaatgaaagaaaagagaacaattcTGTGAATGGAAATGAAAGAAAATCTGCAGATCAAATGGGTGCTAACAGTACTAGTTTGAATCAGTTAGGGAATCTTGGTACATGCACTCTTAGTAGAGTATATGATTAAATCCTGCAACTACTCAATAAAATGCCTGTTGTCAGTTCAGAAGAAAATTCTTCAGCAAATGTAACAGGTATATGTAATGCCTTAATAGCTACTATTTCTACAAAATGGATAATCGACACTAGTGCTACTAATCACATGGTAGCAGATATAAATCTGATAGACAATTCTACTGTCAAGCAAACTCAGTGTCCTAAGAAAGTGTATATGCCAAATGGTGATCTAGCTTATGTTACACATACTGATACTAGCAGGTTACCAAATAGTATATCAGTGTCAAATGTGTTTCATATTCCTCAATTTAAATACAACTTGCTCTCTATTGCTAAACTAACAAAGGAATTACAATGCTCAACCACTTTTTTCCTGATTTCTGTATTTTTCAGGAACTCTTCACTGGAAAAATGAAGGTGATTGGTAGAGAAGATTGTGGATTATACATTTTTGAGTGGTCAGACAGCATAAGGAAAGAAGATGTTATGTTAGCTGCCAGAAGTGAAGATATTCAATCAAGTTCAAATATAGTAGATGTAGATTTATGGCACAAAAGATTTGGCCATGTCTCTACTAAAGTTCTGAATAAAATCATTCATGTAAAGAAAAATATAATAGCTAGCAAGTTAAATAAGTGCACAATCTGTCCATGTGCAAAACAGACAAGGATTCCATTTCCTACAAGTAGTATAAAATAACTGAGTGTTTTGCTTTAGTTCATATGGATTTATGGGGTCCTTATAGGATTACCCATCATGACGGAAATAAGTACTTCTTAACAATAATGGATGATTTCTCCAGAATGATTTGGGTGTTTCTGCTTAAGTTGAAATCAGATGTGTGTATTATTCTACAACATTTCTTTACCTATTTAAAAATTTAGTATGATAAGAATGGAAAATTTATAAGAACTGACAATGGAACTGAGTTTCTAAACTTTGCCTGCAGTAATCTATTTCAAACTCTAGGGATTGTTCATCAAAGAAATTGTGTTTATACTCCCAAACAGAATGGGGTAGCAGAAAGAAAGCACAGACATATCCTAGAGGTCACAAGAGCCATAAGGTTTCAAGTTGGCATACCAATtaaattttggggaaaatgtgTTCTAGCAGATGTATATCTTATAAATAGAGTTCCAAGTTCTGTGATTAACAATCAAACTCTTTATAAAAGGCTACATCATAGGCAACCTACATATCAACATTTAAAGGTCTTTGGTTGTATGTGCTATTCTAAGGTTATAAATCAAGATGATAAACTGATGACTAGAACAAAACTAGCAGTTCACATGGGCTATTCAGAAGTTCAAAAAGGGTATGTGTTATATGATCTAACAGAGAAAATGTTTTTTGTTAACAGGGATGCGATTTTTAAAGAAGATGTATTCCCATTCAAATATCAACGACAAGCAGTCAACCTATATTTGTAATTCAAGTGCCAGTTGAACTACAACATAGCTGGTATTTAGAAGCTCAACAAAGGCAAACTCCAAGTTATTCAGAACATCAAGATCAACTTAGAATAAATGAAAGTAACCTAGAAAGCTCATATTCTCCTACTAATACAGATATGGAAATACCAGTTAATCTAATGGATTATATATATCAGGCAGATAATGATGTTTCACTAGAACTGCAACAACATAGAGCTGATAGCTTACTACCAAATGCAGTGCATCAAATAAATGATCAGACACAAAGTCTTCCCATTATTAATGCAGGACAACCAGAATACAGAAGATCTAGTAGAGACAAACATCCTCCAATTTGGATGAAAGACTTTGTATCTCTAAATGTTCATCAGGATATTCCATATGCTATTTCAAGGTACATTTCCTATGATCAACTTTCTTCTACATATCAAGATGACATAGCAGCAACTTCTATAGAGACAAAACCCTCATTTTATGCAGAAGCTACTAAAGATCCTAGATGGATTGAGGCAATGAAGACTGAAATAAATGCTTTGCAAACAAACCATACTTGGGACATTATATCATTACCTGAAGGGAAAGTTCCTATTGGATGTAAATGGATATACAAAATCAAATACAAATCAATAGGAGAAATTGAAAGATTTAAGGCAAGACTAGTTGCAAAGGGATATAGCCAAAAGGAAGGTATTGACTATCAAGAAACTTTCTCTCCTGTAATTAAGATGAAAACAGTTAGAACAATCCTAACTATTGTTGCTGCAAAAAACTGGAACATACACCAAATGAATGTCTACAATGCTTTTCTTCAACGTGACTTGTATGATGAAATCTACATGGAACTACCACATGGATTTAAGAGTCATGGGGAGAATAAACCTGTGTGCAGACTCATTAAATCCCTATATGGCCTGAAGCAAGCCCTTAGACAGTGGAATGCAAAGCTAACTAAAGCACTTTTGAATAATCAGTTTCAACAAAGTCAATTTGAtcattcatcaaaagaacatcaGAAAGAATTATTATTGTATTAGTCTATGTAGATGATATATTAATAACAGGGGATAGCCTAAAACTGATAGTTGAAACAAAAATTGTACTGCAACAAACAATCAAAATGAAAGATCTGGGAGACTTGAAGTATTTTCTGGGCATAGAGTTTGCTAGATCCAAACAAGGTATACTAATGCATCAAAGAAAGTATGCATTAAAACTTATATCAGAAGTTGGGTTGTCTGCTGCTAAACCTGTTGTCACTCCACTAGACACAAACATCAAACTGACAACAAAGGAATTTGATGATCACTGCAATAAGACAAAGAATTCTGGAAGTGAACAACTAGCAGATCAGAAGGCTTATCAAAGGCTAGTGGGAAAACTTCTCTACTTAACTATGACTAGACCTAATATATCATTCAGTGTTCAAACACTAAGTCAATTTCTTCAACAACCAAAAAGATCTCACATGGAGGCAACATTAAGGGTTGTCAGTTATATCAAAAATTAACCAGGTCAAGGCATCTTAttaagcaacaacaacaacaacataatgGCCTATTGTGATGTTGACTGGGCTGCATGCCCATATACTAGAAGATCTGTAACTGGTTATCTTATCAAACTTGGCAATTCACCGGTCTCCTGGAAGTCTAAGAAGCAAACAATTGTATCTAGAAGTTCTGTTGAAGCTGAATACAGAAGAATTGCAGCTACTGTTGCTGAAATAGTTTGGCTACAAGGTCTACTGAAAGAAATTGGAATAGAATTCAATCCCCCAATTGAAATCTACAGTGATAGCAAGGCTGCTATGCAGATTGCAGCTAATCCAGTATATCATGAACGTACTAAGCACATTGAGATAGATTGTCACTTTATTAGAGAAAAAATCACACAAGGTTTGATAACTACTAAGTACATCAACACCAAAGATCAACCAACAGATTTACTTACTAAGGGGCTATGTAAAGTTCAACACAACTATCTAAATTCCAAGCTAGGAGTTTACAATATATTTACAATAcctagcttgagggggagtgttgagaAATAACACTGTTAGAATGCAGGGAGTAATTTAGTCATTACACATTGAGTTAGTTAAGGAGGTTAAATAGTTGTTAAGATCATCTTTAGTTAGTTAAGCTCATTAGTTAGATTATATAAATAAGTCACTGTAACACATTGGAGATCAGATTATTGAGATGAATAAAATCTAATTCACTCTATttgcgctctctctctctctctctctcgtctTTTCGAGTCCTCTTCTTCCTCATCTCTGCTTATTATCTTCTTTATCCTCTTCCTCTTGTTCTATACAATTGTTATTTAGTTAAGAAAAATTTCACCATGGAATGTGGAGCTCACACAGTTACAAACCCATCGAATAGGTTTGTTGGGAGGAGGaagatgaagtgttaagaaaaaacaaaaagaactaagagcccgtttggacataagaaaattgtcttcttttttttgatttttttttattttttcccaaaatcagcgtttgttcataaaattttcaattttcactttaagatgtattttggaattttttgaaaatttgaaaaactccaaaaaactatttttcaaaattttcacttagaTCAAtcaaaaaacttcaaaaacaatccaaaattatattcatgtccaaacacaaatctaagtttcaaatatcattttcacttgaaaaatattttcacctttttaaaaaaaaatttgtaaTTCTTATGTCTGAACGCACagtaagaaagaaaaaaagggaggAGTATTTGCCTAAGAAATGACATTAAAGGAGAAGAAGTTCACTTAATGGGACCAGAAATTACAAATGTCACTAAATAAAGAGCCTCATGCAAATATTACATGGCATATTGCTCAACCAAAAGCAATAAAACAACAACAGAGACCAAGTATATAGGTTTTTCATTTGCAGAGTTCCACATTCATTGAAAATCGGCATTGTTTAAAGAGCTAGCATTAATATGGGTGAGGTAATTAAGTTTAAACTCTTTATATTAACACTACATAACCTTATATATCAATGTAGAAACAAGAGTTATCCCAAACAATGAATAATCGACGGAAGATACCTTTCAGATGTAAGAGTACAAAACCTTTGTAGCACAAGAATCATCAAGGCCCGAAAACAAAGAATCTGCCTGGTTACAGATCCTTGATCAAAGTAAGAGCGACAAAATAATCGTGGACTCCACCCATTTCTAAGCAGCAAACACCTCTTGAGTCTTGAGCACGTCTAGACTCCAACCATGATGTAGTTGCAACCTTTGTAGTCAAAAACCACCCGGCCTTATCTGGTGCCTGAGGCTTTCAGGTTGGCAAGTCCCTAAGGCTTTCATCTCCTCAAAAATGTTAACAACCTCATCTGTAAGTCCCACATCAACACACATTGCCAGAAAAGTATTACTCCTATATAGCACCACACTCAGCTCCAATCCCTTCTCCTTCATTTCTCTATAGAtcttaaggggtcgtttggtaggatgcattagataaaataatgcttGCATTAGCTTTGTATATTAATAATTTGTTTGGTAGACAGtttgaacctatgcattagttatacatcctatttggtattatcttatacataactaatgcatagaaaaccatggtattagcaatgcaatgggttttaatgcatgtattagcttacttaaagacaaaattatccttcaaaatttatgcttgattaaaatatgatagttattatattaatgcaagtttaaaataattcaaatagtgagaaataaaattatatctctagtaaataaataaatacttagcatatttccttttttataaataaacaTTTAGTTCtattttacaatataggtagacaaatcaaataatttttttaaactttttcatataaaaatatttcacaacatat
Proteins encoded:
- the LOC138869752 gene encoding uncharacterized mitochondrial protein AtMg00810-like; this translates as MKDLGDLKYFLGIEFARSKQGILMHQRKYALKLISEVGLSAAKPVVTPLDTNIKLTTKEFDDHCNKTKNSGSEQLADQKAYQRLVGKLLYLTMTRPNISFSVQTLSQFLQQPKRSHMEATLRVVSYIKN